The genome window CTGGTGTTAAAACTGGGTTTACTCAAGAAGCAAAATACTGTTTATCAGCATCTGCAAAGAGAGGCAATACTCATCTAGTTGCAGCAACTTTGGGAGCAGAGACTTCTCCAGAAAGATTTAACGATGCATCTAGTATTTTAAACTATGGATTTGCTAATTATGAAAGTGTTAAGTTATGTAGTAAAGGAGATAATATAGCAACACTTACATTGGATAAGGCTGATGAAAACAAAGTTAAATTGGTTGCTAAAGAAGATTTGAATGCTCTTATTAAAAAAGGAAGCTCTAAAGAATTTGAGAAGAAAATTGAAATAGTAAAAAATCCTAAAATGCCGATTAAAAAGGGTACTGTTTTAGGAAAGATAAAGATATGTAAAGATAAAAAAGTAATAGGTGAAGTGGAATTGATAAATACTAAAGATATAAATAAGGCAAGTTATTTACAGATGCTTCAAAGAATAATTGATAACATGATATAAATAATTATCAAATGAGATATAGTTATAACGCACATAAAAAATACCCTTATGTAATTATTTGCCATAGGGGTATTTTTATTTATCATTATAGAAGTATTTTATGATTTTTATAGACATATAGAAAAGTGCATGTAACTTATAATATCATTTGGTTTAATATTATGTATATGATTGTTTAACACTTATCGAAGTAAAGGCATACTACCAGTAAGTTTATTTACTTTCTTTTTATTTCCATAGATTGCTATACCAAAATATTGTAATTCATCTTCTGGTACACTAGCAATTTTTTGTACAAATTCATCATAAACATTACAACTTTGTGCTACATCTGAAAAATCTACAACAGTTAAATCGTCAAATTCAAGAGTATATAATTTTTTACGTAAATCTTTTATTATTTCTTTGTTTCCTTTCAAAATAGGTACAGGGATGTCAATAATTCCTAAGTGACTATTACCTGTTTTGTCAACTACATCTGGTCCAATAGTTTCTGGAGCATATTTTCCTAGTGTAATTCCCATTATAGCTGCTGTATTTGATATAATTCCCATTGGTAAATTTTCATCTATTACCATAACACATTTTGAATTTTTAGTTTCCATTTTTATTTCTCCTTTTTACCTTATTTAAAGTTATTTGAATCATCGTTTATAAATATATTTTGATACTGCTTTGGTGTAAGTCCAATAAAATTCTTAAAAAAATTTGTAAAGTGACTTTGGTCTACAAAGCCTGTCTGTATGGCAGCATCTATAGGTGCTACACCTTTTTCTAAAAGCTTTTTAGCTTTGTTTACTCGTATATTTTCTAAGTATCTATATGGTGTAATACCTTTTAATTTTGTAAAATTACGAAGTAGAGAGTACTTATTCATTTCTGATATAGTGCTTAATTCATCAAGTACTATATGTTCAGCATAATTATTTTCTAGATAATCACATACCGCTTGAATTTCTATATTTGTTTTTTCCAAGTCAAACTTCAAATTTGGCTCGGTATGTTCTTCAATTAATTGTTCAATTAGGAAGAAAAAAAGTTCTTCTTTTTTAAACTCTAATTCTTCTTCCATGATTATATGATGTAATTCTTGTAATAGAGGTACTAGTTCACTGCGAAATATCACAGGTTGATTAAATTTTGGTAAATAATTTTCTCCTGTAATTTCAAAGACAGTTTTTTTCATTATTTCTGGTTTAATATTGATACATCTGTAATCAAGTACTTTATTATCTATCTGTTCACAAGTATGGCTATCAAAAGGGTTGAAAAGTAATAAGTCACCAGTGCTTGTGGTATACTCTTTATTTTTACAAGATAAATATCTTTGACCATTTTCTATAAAACCAATTACATAATGTTCATGAAAATGGTTTGGGAATTTTTGCATTATACCTTTAAATCTATATGCTTCAATTTTTAATTCTCTATCAAAGCATACTGTGCGCTCTTCTTGTTTCACTCAATTAACCTCCTTTCATGTTATATAAAGTGTAACACATATTTTTTTGTACTTCTTGTATGATATTGACTAAAGGACAATAATGTCAATTCCTGTCAATATAATATTATACTTACAGTAGGTATAATTATTATATTTTCACAATGAATATGATATAATAATAAAAGTTATAAAATAAAAAGTGAATTTTAATTTTATGCCTATAGGTTAAAATTATTATAATATAAAATAATTTTGATTATAAGTTATTTAATTGTTATAATAGTATTAAAAATTTGATTTAGGAGATGTACGTTAATGTTAAGTATGAATATAGGAGAAATAGTAGCAAGTTTAGTTGGTATAGTTATGGCAATATCAATACATGAGTTTGGCCATGCTTATTCAGCTCACTTATTGGGAGATGATACAGCTAAAGCTTATGGTAGAATGACATTAAATCCTGTAAGACATGTTGACCCAATCGGTATTTTGGCTATGTTTATTCTTAAAATAGGATGGGCAAAACCAGTGCCAGTAAACCCAAATAACTTTAAAAACTATAAGATAGGAAACCTGATAGTTTCACTTGCAGGCGTTTTTTGTAATGTTTTGACTGCTATACTTTGTGTAATTATCAATAAGTATGTGCATATGTATGCGATAAATACAATAGCTGGATATGTGCTTTTATATAGTATGGGATTTGCAGCCTTTAACTTACTTCCTATACCTCCACTTGATGGATGGGGAGTTATATCTACATTTGTGCCATATAAATGGAATGAATATGTGTATAAATTTGAAAGTATGAGTTATATAATTTTATTAATTGCTTTATTTACTGGTATATATAGAATAATACTAACACCAATATATACAGTTCTACTAAAAATAGTATATTTATTTGTTTAATACAATAAACAGATTAAAGAGGGATTGATATGAAGTATAATATACAATTACAAGTATATGAAGGACCATTAGATTTGCTGTATGATTTAATAACGAAACATAAAATAGACATAAAGGATATATCTATAATAGATATAACTAAGCAGTATCTAAATTATTTGAAAATGCTAGATAAAATGGATTTAGAGATAACTAGTGAATTTATAACTATGGCATCAAAACTTTTAGAGATAAAATCTAAATATCTACTTTATAAACAAAAAGATGAAGAAGAAGACCCAAGAATCGAACTTATGGAAAAGTTAGAAGAATATAGAAAGTTTAAGGTGGCGTCACAAGATATAAAAGAAAATATAACTTATATTAATGAGAGGTTTTATAGAAATAAAGAAGAAATAATTATTGATGACAATGTAGATTTAGAAGATATATCAATAGAAGCAATAAAAAATATACTTCCATACATATTTAAGGTTAAAGCATCACAGGTTGAAAATGCTAATGATGAGAAACTAGATAAAATAGTAAGGAAGAAGATAATATCTGTAGAAGAAAAAATATTATATATAAGAGATATTATAAAAGAGAAGATTGAAGTTACTTTTACAAATATTATAAAATCATATGAAAATGATGAGATAATCGCTACCTTTTTATCTATATTAGAACTTATAAAAGAAAAAGAAATAGTAGTAGTACAAGATATATTTTTTGATGATATTCTAATAAGAAAAAGTTCGGAGTGTTAAAATGAAAAGAGAAGATATAAAGTATATTATAGAATCTGTTATGTTTGCATATGGGGAACCAATAAGTATAAAAGAATTAAACTATATAATAAATAAAGAACTTTCATCAAAAGAAATAGAGATTATGTTAAATTTACTTATTGAGGAGTACAGAGAACAAAATAGAGGTATTCAAATAATCAAGTTAGAGAATAAGTACCAAATGTGTACAAATAAAGACTATGCAGAATATATAAAGAAGATTATTGAACCAAAGAAAAAGAAAAGTTTGAGCCAAGCTACATTAGAAACTCTTACTATAATTGCCTACAAACAACCAATAACAAAGGTAGAAATAGAGGATATAAGAGGAGTAAAATGTGATAAGGTATTACAAACTTTGTTTGAAAATGAACTTATAAGAGAAGCTGGTAGACTTAATAAGATAGGAAAACCTATAATTTACAAAACAACAGATGAATTTTTAAAGTTGTTGAATATAGAAAGTCTTGAAGAGTTGCCTCCTATAGAAAATTATCAAGAAGCAGTAACAAATGAATAAAAATATAAAAATCACAATAATTTAGTCTGTAGTTTTAAATTTTAAAAGATTTAAAATACTCTAAGTTGTTGTGTTTTTTTGTATAAAAATAAAATAATAATTCTCTTAAAATAAATATGGATAATTAAGTATAAATAGTAATTTTTTGATGATAATATAAATATGGAGTTTAATGAATTATTTAATTTTAAGTATTTAATAATAGTTATAATTTTTATGATAAGTGTAGTTATGTTGATTTTAATATCTCATATAAACATCTTAATAATAGCCGATATAAACAACAAAGATATTCGTTTAAAGCTTAATATAAAATACATGTTTAATTTAATAAATATAAATAGACAACTTTATCCAGCTGAAAATAGTAAAAATAATGATAAAAAAGAGGGGATGAAGAATAATATAGATTCAAGTATATTATTAGCTGATGACCTTTTGAGCGTTTATAGATTATTAAAAAAGATAAAAATACATGAACTTTATTCAAATATTAATTTTGGGACTGAAAATATTGGCTTAACATCTTCTGTGTATATATTGATAAATACTTTGTATGGAAATTTATTTAATATAATTGACGCAGAAAAAATGTATTTAAATGTAAACCCAGATTTTACAAAAGATTATGTTTTGGGAAATATAAGGATACATATAAGAACAAGAATAAAAGATTTATTTAACATTATAATAATGACTAATAAGATTATGAATAAGAATAAAGGAAATTATAAGGAAGGTGATAGTAATGAGAGCAACAGGTTCGATACAGAGTCTTATGGAAACAACTCTTGAAACAATTAAAGGTTCTATAGATGCAAATACTATTGTAGGAGACCCTATAAAAACAGATACTACAGTGGTTGTACCTATATCAAAGGTTACAATTGGATTTGGTATAGGAGGAGGAGAATACTCAAAAGGATATGATGAGAAAGATAAAGAAATTGAATTAAAAAGTGAAAAAGCAGATACGAATTTTGCTGGAGGTAGTGCAGGAGCTATATCTGTACAACCAGTAGCATTTGTAGTAGTTGAAAGTGGAGAGACTAGAATAATGAGTTTAGATAGTAATATCAATCTCGTGGATAATATATTATCTATAACTCCTAGAGTATTGGAAAAAATTCAAAATATATCAAAAAGTAATAAAAATCAAGATAAAAACAATATGTAAGAATAAAATAAAATATTTCCAAATATGTATATAATTTTAAATAAAGTAGTGGGATTAGTGTAAATTCCACTATTTTGTTGTGTAATTTAAACATTTATATTTAATAAGATTTTAGTTTAAAACAATTTAAATAGATAATAAAGTTGATATATAGTATAATTATAAAAAGAAAAAAAGTATTATATTTATAGATACATAAACGCATTTGAGATATAAGAGGGAGTTATAAATCATTAGTTTTGAGGTGAATGTTATGAGCGATAAAGAATTATCTATTTTGTTGTTAGAAAGTATGAATAACTTTCATAATTTAATAAAGATTATTAATAACGAAAGATATAAAAAAGATAAGGTTCTTACAGAAAGACAGTTTTTTGCCTTAGTAAAAATAAGAAAACATGATAAAATAGAGCTTAAAAATCTAAGTAGAGACTTACATGTATCTACTTCTAGTCTATGTATATTACTTAATAAATTGGTTGAGCAAGACTATGTGTATAGGGAAGAAGATAGTAGAGATAGACGAAATACTTTTTATGGAATAACTGAAAATGGAGAAAAGATATTGGATAATGAAATATTAAAGTTTGTGTCTATAATAAGTGATAAAATGGATTGCTTAGATATAGATAATAAAGATAAATTATTTGCTTCTTTAGAAGAATCTAAAACTATAATAGAACAGTTGT of Clostridioides sp. ES-S-0054-01 contains these proteins:
- the scpB gene encoding SMC-Scp complex subunit ScpB; translated protein: MKREDIKYIIESVMFAYGEPISIKELNYIINKELSSKEIEIMLNLLIEEYREQNRGIQIIKLENKYQMCTNKDYAEYIKKIIEPKKKKSLSQATLETLTIIAYKQPITKVEIEDIRGVKCDKVLQTLFENELIREAGRLNKIGKPIIYKTTDEFLKLLNIESLEELPPIENYQEAVTNE
- a CDS encoding AraC family transcriptional regulator, which produces MKQEERTVCFDRELKIEAYRFKGIMQKFPNHFHEHYVIGFIENGQRYLSCKNKEYTTSTGDLLLFNPFDSHTCEQIDNKVLDYRCINIKPEIMKKTVFEITGENYLPKFNQPVIFRSELVPLLQELHHIIMEEELEFKKEELFFFLIEQLIEEHTEPNLKFDLEKTNIEIQAVCDYLENNYAEHIVLDELSTISEMNKYSLLRNFTKLKGITPYRYLENIRVNKAKKLLEKGVAPIDAAIQTGFVDQSHFTNFFKNFIGLTPKQYQNIFINDDSNNFK
- a CDS encoding segregation/condensation protein A; translation: MKYNIQLQVYEGPLDLLYDLITKHKIDIKDISIIDITKQYLNYLKMLDKMDLEITSEFITMASKLLEIKSKYLLYKQKDEEEDPRIELMEKLEEYRKFKVASQDIKENITYINERFYRNKEEIIIDDNVDLEDISIEAIKNILPYIFKVKASQVENANDEKLDKIVRKKIISVEEKILYIRDIIKEKIEVTFTNIIKSYENDEIIATFLSILELIKEKEIVVVQDIFFDDILIRKSSEC
- the ytfJ gene encoding GerW family sporulation protein, with amino-acid sequence MRATGSIQSLMETTLETIKGSIDANTIVGDPIKTDTTVVVPISKVTIGFGIGGGEYSKGYDEKDKEIELKSEKADTNFAGGSAGAISVQPVAFVVVESGETRIMSLDSNINLVDNILSITPRVLEKIQNISKSNKNQDKNNM
- a CDS encoding DUF2953 domain-containing protein, whose protein sequence is MEFNELFNFKYLIIVIIFMISVVMLILISHINILIIADINNKDIRLKLNIKYMFNLININRQLYPAENSKNNDKKEGMKNNIDSSILLADDLLSVYRLLKKIKIHELYSNINFGTENIGLTSSVYILINTLYGNLFNIIDAEKMYLNVNPDFTKDYVLGNIRIHIRTRIKDLFNIIIMTNKIMNKNKGNYKEGDSNESNRFDTESYGNNS
- a CDS encoding DUF2000 domain-containing protein, coding for METKNSKCVMVIDENLPMGIISNTAAIMGITLGKYAPETIGPDVVDKTGNSHLGIIDIPVPILKGNKEIIKDLRKKLYTLEFDDLTVVDFSDVAQSCNVYDEFVQKIASVPEDELQYFGIAIYGNKKKVNKLTGSMPLLR
- a CDS encoding site-2 protease family protein, with the translated sequence MLSMNIGEIVASLVGIVMAISIHEFGHAYSAHLLGDDTAKAYGRMTLNPVRHVDPIGILAMFILKIGWAKPVPVNPNNFKNYKIGNLIVSLAGVFCNVLTAILCVIINKYVHMYAINTIAGYVLLYSMGFAAFNLLPIPPLDGWGVISTFVPYKWNEYVYKFESMSYIILLIALFTGIYRIILTPIYTVLLKIVYLFV
- a CDS encoding MarR family transcriptional regulator, giving the protein MSDKELSILLLESMNNFHNLIKIINNERYKKDKVLTERQFFALVKIRKHDKIELKNLSRDLHVSTSSLCILLNKLVEQDYVYREEDSRDRRNTFYGITENGEKILDNEILKFVSIISDKMDCLDIDNKDKLFASLEESKTIIEQLF